One Beggiatoa leptomitoformis DNA segment encodes these proteins:
- the ilvA gene encoding threonine ammonia-lyase, biosynthetic yields MLTPYIKKILQSRVYDVAEKTRLDEAKNLSKRLNNHIWIKREDMQPVFSFKIRGAYNKIANLPPELSAKGVIAVSAGNHAQGVALSATRLKIPAVIVMPTTTPDIKVRSVQHYGVEVILHGATFDEAYQHTQQLTAERQLTFIPPYDDVDVIAGQGTIGMEILQQHSSPIDAIFVPVGGGGLIAGIAAYVKYCRPEIKIIGVEPEESACMYEALRAGERVTLAQVGLFADGVAVKQAGKLPFELARHYVDDVLLVSTDEICAAIKDIFEDTRTVTEPAGALSLAGLKRYIQQENCTEKQLIAIASGANMNFDRLGYVTERTEIGEKREALLAVTIPEHPGSFREFCNTIGLRAITEFNYRYADARDAHVFVGLRLSQGQQEKQNLLNTLNSQGYAVVDMTDNEMAKLHIRHLVGGRAQSVANERLYRFEFPERPSALLHFLTLMGHRWNISLFHYRNHGAAEGRVLVGIQVADTELDEFKAFLQKLAYPSWEEANNPAYHLFLN; encoded by the coding sequence ATGCTAACTCCGTACATCAAAAAAATTTTGCAATCGCGTGTTTATGACGTAGCAGAAAAAACCCGTCTTGATGAGGCTAAAAATTTATCAAAACGCTTAAATAATCACATCTGGATTAAACGGGAAGACATGCAACCCGTGTTTTCCTTCAAAATTCGGGGAGCATATAACAAAATTGCGAATTTACCGCCTGAATTATCCGCTAAAGGTGTTATTGCCGTTTCCGCAGGCAATCATGCACAAGGCGTTGCATTATCCGCAACGCGCCTAAAAATTCCCGCCGTCATCGTCATGCCAACCACCACGCCCGATATTAAAGTTCGTTCTGTGCAGCATTATGGTGTAGAAGTGATTTTGCATGGCGCAACTTTTGACGAAGCCTATCAACATACGCAACAACTGACCGCAGAACGGCAATTAACCTTTATTCCACCTTATGATGATGTTGATGTGATTGCAGGACAAGGCACAATAGGCATGGAAATTTTGCAACAGCATAGCAGTCCTATAGACGCGATTTTTGTGCCTGTTGGGGGAGGTGGACTGATTGCAGGCATTGCCGCTTATGTAAAATATTGTCGTCCAGAGATTAAAATTATTGGCGTAGAACCTGAAGAATCCGCCTGCATGTATGAAGCTTTGCGGGCAGGGGAGCGTGTGACGTTGGCGCAAGTGGGGTTGTTTGCCGATGGTGTTGCGGTTAAACAAGCAGGAAAATTACCTTTTGAACTTGCTCGTCACTATGTAGATGATGTGTTACTGGTCAGCACGGATGAAATCTGCGCTGCAATTAAAGATATTTTTGAAGATACTCGCACAGTAACTGAACCCGCTGGTGCGTTATCCTTAGCAGGTTTAAAGCGGTATATTCAACAAGAAAATTGTACGGAAAAACAATTAATTGCTATTGCAAGCGGTGCAAATATGAATTTTGACCGTTTGGGCTACGTTACTGAGCGCACTGAGATTGGTGAAAAACGTGAAGCCTTATTAGCCGTCACTATTCCTGAACATCCCGGTAGTTTCCGTGAATTTTGTAATACGATAGGTTTGCGTGCTATTACAGAGTTTAATTATCGCTATGCGGATGCACGTGACGCACATGTTTTTGTTGGGTTGCGTTTAAGTCAAGGACAGCAAGAAAAACAAAACTTGCTAAATACTCTTAATAGTCAAGGCTATGCTGTGGTTGATATGACTGATAATGAGATGGCGAAACTACATATTCGGCACTTGGTCGGTGGTCGCGCACAGTCTGTGGCAAATGAACGTTTATATCGTTTTGAATTTCCTGAACGTCCCAGTGCATTATTACATTTTCTGACACTCATGGGACACCGTTGGAACATCAGTTTATTTCATTATCGCAATCATGGTGCAGCAGAAGGGCGTGTTTTAGTGGGTATTCAGGTTGCAGATACTGAATTAGACGAATTTAAAGCCTTTTTACAAAAATTGGCTTATCCCTCTTGGGAAGAGGCGAATAATCCCGCATATCATCTGTTTTTAAACTAA
- a CDS encoding inositol monophosphatase family protein, with protein MHPMLNIAIKAARLAGALMVRAREQGSNYTIDRKGKGDFVSNIDKQAEAIIIETLHRAYPEHAILAEESGLQTGYKTSDYEWIIDPLDGTSNFLHGYPHFAVSIALRYQGRVEQGVVYDPLRQEIFTASRGAGAFLNDRRIRVSPLTTLEDALVGTGFPFKYPLYMDSYMATFRALFPLVSDVRRAGSAALDLAYVACGRLDGFWEIGLREWDIAAGVLLIEEAGGLLSDFNGGFDYFKTGNIVTGNPKIFKGILQAIQPHLLPELKR; from the coding sequence ATGCACCCAATGTTAAATATCGCTATCAAAGCCGCCCGTCTTGCAGGTGCATTGATGGTACGCGCTCGTGAACAAGGCTCAAACTACACCATTGACCGTAAAGGCAAAGGTGATTTTGTCAGCAACATAGACAAACAAGCTGAAGCCATCATCATAGAAACCTTACACCGCGCCTACCCAGAACATGCCATTCTTGCGGAGGAAAGTGGTTTACAAACAGGTTACAAAACCAGTGATTACGAATGGATTATTGACCCACTGGATGGAACAAGCAATTTCCTCCATGGCTATCCGCATTTTGCGGTTTCTATTGCCTTACGCTATCAAGGACGTGTAGAACAGGGCGTTGTCTATGACCCCTTACGGCAAGAGATTTTTACAGCCTCCCGAGGAGCAGGTGCATTTCTCAATGATCGACGTATTCGAGTATCACCACTCACAACCTTAGAAGATGCCTTAGTTGGCACAGGGTTTCCTTTTAAATATCCTTTATATATGGATAGTTATATGGCAACTTTTCGCGCACTTTTCCCGCTGGTTTCAGACGTGCGCCGTGCAGGGTCTGCGGCATTAGACCTTGCTTATGTTGCCTGTGGTCGACTGGATGGTTTTTGGGAAATCGGCTTACGTGAATGGGATATTGCAGCGGGTGTTTTGCTCATAGAAGAAGCGGGTGGATTACTAAGCGATTTCAATGGCGGCTTTGACTATTTTAAAACAGGCAACATTGTTACAGGCAACCCTAAAATTTTTAAAGGTATTTTACAAGCAATTCAGCCACATTTATTGCCAGAATTAAAGCGTTAA
- the scpB gene encoding SMC-Scp complex subunit ScpB, which yields MYDSPPLKQILEAALLAANQALTTDQLLALFPEEAQPERGDIRLALADIREECGQRGIELVQVASGYRFQVKTTLTPWIKKLWAKRPPRYSRALLETLALIAYRQPITRAEIENIRGVSVSSYIIRTLLDYQWIRVLAHRDTPGKPALYGTTKMFLDYFGLKSLDDLPTLSELKLMENFGDAIFAEEEEEPLTETVVATGLYTELLDNVEVNGSLPIDEEEK from the coding sequence ATGTACGATTCTCCACCACTTAAACAAATCTTAGAAGCTGCACTCCTTGCGGCAAATCAGGCTTTAACAACTGACCAATTGCTGGCGTTGTTTCCTGAAGAAGCCCAGCCAGAACGGGGGGATATTCGTCTGGCACTGGCGGATATTCGTGAAGAATGTGGTCAGCGTGGTATCGAGTTAGTTCAAGTCGCGAGTGGTTATCGTTTTCAGGTAAAAACAACATTAACGCCTTGGATTAAAAAACTCTGGGCAAAACGCCCGCCGCGCTATTCACGGGCTTTATTAGAAACATTGGCATTAATTGCTTATCGTCAACCGATTACTCGCGCGGAAATTGAAAATATTCGCGGGGTTAGCGTTAGTTCATATATTATCCGTACTTTACTCGATTATCAGTGGATTCGAGTTTTAGCACATCGTGATACACCCGGTAAACCTGCGTTATATGGGACAACTAAGATGTTTTTGGATTATTTCGGCTTAAAAAGTTTAGACGATTTGCCGACATTATCGGAATTGAAATTAATGGAGAATTTTGGAGATGCTATTTTTGCAGAGGAGGAAGAAGAACCACTGACAGAAACTGTTGTAGCAACTGGGTTATATACAGAATTATTAGATAATGTAGAAGTAAACGGCTCTCTGCCGATAGACGAAGAAGAGAAGTAG
- the aguB gene encoding N-carbamoylputrescine amidase, translated as MMRNVTVAATQMACTWDLDSNVARAEHLVRQASAKGANIILIQELFEAPYFCKDQDPKHFKLAQPFKDNPLLARMSQLAKELKVVLPVSFFERANRAYFNSLAVIDADGTIMDLYRKSHIPDGHGYQEKYYFSPGDTGFKVWNTQFGVIGVGICWDQWFPEAARAMALMGAELLFYPTAIGSEPQDASIDSSGHWQRTMQGHSAANCIPVIASNRIGKEDGDTCAITFYGSSFITGGDGGMIATANRTDETILTTTFDLDKLNEIRTAWGLFRDRRPHLYSALNTLDGLTKE; from the coding sequence ATTATGAGAAATGTTACCGTTGCCGCGACACAAATGGCTTGTACTTGGGATTTAGACAGTAATGTTGCTCGTGCAGAGCATCTGGTTCGTCAAGCATCTGCAAAAGGGGCAAACATCATTTTAATTCAAGAACTATTCGAAGCACCCTATTTTTGCAAAGACCAAGACCCTAAACATTTCAAATTAGCCCAACCCTTTAAAGATAATCCATTATTAGCGCGGATGAGTCAGTTGGCGAAAGAATTAAAGGTTGTTTTACCCGTGAGTTTTTTTGAGCGGGCGAATCGCGCCTATTTTAACTCGCTAGCCGTCATCGATGCTGATGGAACTATCATGGATTTATACCGTAAGTCACATATCCCTGATGGACATGGCTATCAAGAAAAATATTACTTTTCCCCTGGGGATACGGGTTTTAAAGTCTGGAATACACAATTTGGTGTTATTGGCGTGGGTATTTGTTGGGACCAATGGTTTCCTGAAGCCGCACGGGCAATGGCACTGATGGGGGCAGAACTGTTATTTTACCCCACCGCAATCGGTTCAGAACCTCAAGATGCAAGCATTGACTCTTCAGGACATTGGCAACGGACGATGCAAGGACATTCTGCCGCTAATTGTATTCCTGTTATCGCCTCAAACCGTATCGGTAAAGAAGACGGCGACACATGTGCGATTACTTTCTATGGTTCTTCCTTTATTACGGGGGGAGATGGTGGCATGATTGCAACCGCAAATCGAACCGATGAAACAATTTTAACGACAACTTTTGATTTGGATAAGTTAAATGAAATTCGTACCGCATGGGGTTTGTTCCGCGACCGTCGTCCACATTTGTACAGTGCGTTAAACACATTAGATGGACTAACCAAAGAATAA
- a CDS encoding class I SAM-dependent methyltransferase — translation MLKYFPPRYLFRRYEILRHLRPAKRFLEVGAGGLALSQELLAYFQAGKAVDFSPNIESYYMALPLPIRQRLTFEQGDVAQLPVADTYDCIVACEVMEHIEDDKQFLTTLYERLVPQGQLLISVPAHMKFWTIHDDITGHFRRYEKQAIIELFQQVGFENITVIAYGYPFINILRWLRALYAKKQAKVKASWDKNQQTQCSGINHVPTIFNWIGLFVNPYTVLPLNWIARLFNQLDLAEGYIIVADKPHHQLYN, via the coding sequence ATGTTGAAATATTTTCCGCCACGCTATTTATTTCGTCGTTACGAGATATTAAGACATCTACGTCCAGCTAAGCGTTTTTTAGAAGTTGGTGCGGGCGGTTTAGCCTTATCTCAAGAACTATTGGCTTATTTTCAAGCGGGAAAAGCCGTTGATTTTTCACCAAATATAGAATCTTATTATATGGCACTGCCATTGCCAATCCGTCAACGGCTAACTTTCGAACAAGGTGATGTTGCACAACTACCTGTAGCAGATACTTATGATTGCATTGTTGCCTGTGAAGTAATGGAACATATTGAAGACGATAAACAATTTCTTACCACTTTATACGAAAGGTTAGTGCCACAAGGGCAACTATTAATTTCTGTTCCTGCCCACATGAAATTCTGGACAATTCATGACGACATTACAGGACATTTTCGACGCTATGAAAAACAAGCTATTATTGAACTTTTTCAACAAGTAGGTTTTGAAAATATTACCGTAATTGCTTACGGTTATCCCTTCATTAATATATTAAGATGGTTACGTGCGTTATATGCCAAAAAACAAGCAAAAGTAAAAGCTAGCTGGGATAAAAATCAACAAACACAATGCAGTGGAATAAATCATGTTCCTACTATTTTTAATTGGATTGGTCTTTTCGTAAATCCTTATACGGTATTACCTCTTAATTGGATAGCTCGTCTTTTCAATCAACTAGACCTTGCCGAAGGGTATATCATCGTCGCAGATAAACCACATCATCAACTTTATAATTAA
- a CDS encoding DUF475 domain-containing protein: MDNLKYFNSSFWVTGIGLILGLVLGYLYTNTITGALSTLFIVAILAVLEVSLSFDNAVVNAKVLNNMTDIWRHRFITWGMLIAVFGMRLVFPLLIVGITAHLNPFATLHLAIFDPDKYAEILTAARIQISGFGGAFLAMVALKYFFDKEKEIHWVKIIEEPLTKVGRIEAVELGLVMFLMYMISTSMPAHEAHEFIVAGIFGLITYILVDGVGALMEIDEKDIESMHKASAAMFVYLEVLDASFSFDGVIGAFALTNNIFVIMIGLGIGAMFVRSLTIMLVEKGTLAEYRYLEHGAFYAIAVLAVIMLTEELFHIPEVVTGLAGAVLIALAIWSSIQWNRKKAVE; this comes from the coding sequence ATGGATAATTTAAAATACTTTAATAGCTCGTTTTGGGTAACGGGCATTGGTTTAATCTTAGGTCTAGTGTTGGGTTATCTTTACACAAATACAATAACCGGTGCGCTTTCAACTCTCTTTATTGTTGCCATTTTAGCCGTATTGGAAGTGTCATTATCTTTTGATAATGCCGTTGTAAATGCTAAAGTTTTAAACAATATGACAGATATTTGGAGACATCGTTTTATTACATGGGGGATGTTAATTGCTGTTTTTGGAATGCGCTTAGTATTTCCCTTATTAATTGTTGGTATTACCGCCCATTTAAATCCTTTTGCAACGTTACACTTGGCTATTTTTGACCCTGATAAATATGCAGAAATCTTAACGGCTGCCCGCATTCAAATTTCTGGTTTTGGGGGGGCATTTCTAGCAATGGTTGCCTTAAAATATTTTTTTGATAAAGAAAAAGAAATTCATTGGGTAAAAATTATTGAAGAACCACTGACCAAAGTTGGACGGATTGAAGCGGTTGAATTAGGTTTAGTGATGTTTTTAATGTATATGATTTCTACATCAATGCCCGCTCATGAGGCACACGAATTTATTGTTGCAGGTATTTTTGGCTTAATCACCTACATTCTTGTGGATGGTGTGGGTGCATTGATGGAAATTGATGAAAAAGACATAGAAAGTATGCACAAAGCCAGTGCCGCCATGTTTGTCTATCTGGAAGTGTTAGATGCAAGTTTTAGCTTTGATGGTGTTATTGGTGCATTTGCGCTGACCAATAATATCTTTGTTATCATGATAGGTTTAGGTATTGGTGCTATGTTTGTCCGTTCACTCACTATTATGTTAGTTGAAAAAGGCACACTGGCAGAATATCGCTATTTGGAACACGGCGCATTTTATGCCATTGCCGTGCTTGCGGTTATCATGCTGACAGAAGAATTATTTCATATTCCAGAAGTTGTTACAGGTTTAGCGGGTGCTGTTTTAATTGCCCTAGCGATTTGGTCATCTATACAGTGGAATAGAAAAAAAGCGGTGGAATAG
- a CDS encoding glycosyltransferase: MSNSHLKLCYVLAYRQPTYIRTVSLLKALQQIQEITLFTAINRKTGILRYIDTIWQLIQIRWKHNPDYYILGFRGHEIFWFIKLITVGKPLIFDSLLSPSAALIGDKKQGNLGVFLGKILFYFEKSILHHANYILTDTQLHVDFLCKQFCLPPNKVFAIPVGADETLPSISPIQKTHFEVLFYGSFLPLHGMSIMLEAASHLKDKPIHFVFIGGNGKNLKEFKKLQEKFSLYHNISHIEWVDFSTLIHKYIPNADLGLGGAFGNTPQAQRVITGKTSQFLALGKPTIVGKIKENIDFIDKKNCLLVEQGDVFALVTAIEWAYQHQVELPAIGQAGLQLYQKQLSIKQISQVLKKVLKLC, from the coding sequence ATGTCTAACTCTCATCTAAAACTGTGTTATGTTCTGGCTTATCGACAACCAACCTATATTAGGACAGTTTCACTACTAAAAGCATTACAACAAATTCAAGAAATTACTTTATTCACAGCCATCAATCGAAAAACAGGAATCCTGCGTTATATTGATACAATATGGCAACTGATACAAATTCGATGGAAACATAACCCCGATTATTATATTCTCGGGTTTCGTGGACATGAAATATTCTGGTTTATCAAGCTAATAACTGTTGGAAAACCATTAATATTTGACAGCCTGTTGTCACCCTCAGCAGCTCTCATTGGGGATAAAAAACAGGGCAACTTAGGTGTTTTTTTAGGGAAAATTCTCTTTTATTTTGAAAAATCTATTTTGCATCACGCAAACTATATTCTCACTGACACACAACTTCATGTTGATTTCTTATGTAAACAATTTTGTCTACCACCCAATAAAGTTTTTGCAATTCCTGTTGGTGCAGACGAAACGTTACCCTCTATCAGCCCCATACAAAAAACACATTTTGAAGTCTTATTTTACGGTTCTTTTTTACCATTACATGGGATGTCTATTATGTTGGAAGCAGCAAGCCATCTGAAAGACAAACCTATTCATTTTGTTTTTATCGGTGGTAACGGAAAAAATCTAAAGGAATTCAAAAAATTACAGGAAAAATTTTCTTTATATCATAATATTAGCCATATAGAATGGGTAGATTTTTCTACCCTCATTCACAAATATATCCCCAATGCAGATTTAGGCTTAGGTGGCGCGTTTGGCAATACACCACAAGCACAACGCGTTATTACAGGAAAAACTTCTCAATTTTTGGCTTTGGGTAAACCCACGATTGTTGGTAAAATAAAAGAAAATATTGATTTTATAGATAAAAAAAATTGTTTATTAGTGGAACAAGGTGATGTCTTTGCACTAGTGACAGCAATTGAGTGGGCATATCAGCATCAGGTAGAACTGCCCGCTATTGGTCAAGCAGGATTACAACTGTATCAAAAGCAACTCTCTATTAAACAAATATCACAAGTGCTTAAAAAGGTTTTAAAACTATGTTGA
- a CDS encoding DUF2919 family protein, with protein sequence MDTKYSFDDYNEHQVLKIPFNLVVTTVYALKYIVVLFILPILLNFLPALTDAGKLIIPYISQFAHKPANLAFILSSIPAFLIFIPMFKRVPNTPEQSWIRRIWTKGRGLLLSSFIIDMSLMIIYLLLGVRQFDGVMLAVLYIDSMLLLYVMRSKRVRNVFEEFPAYEKKAK encoded by the coding sequence ATGGATACAAAATATTCTTTTGATGATTACAATGAGCATCAGGTTTTAAAAATTCCATTTAATCTTGTTGTAACAACTGTTTATGCACTAAAATATATTGTAGTTTTGTTTATTCTACCGATTTTACTGAATTTTCTCCCTGCATTAACTGATGCAGGTAAACTGATTATTCCGTATATCTCCCAGTTTGCGCATAAACCTGCAAATTTAGCCTTCATTTTGTCTTCTATCCCTGCTTTTTTAATTTTTATTCCAATGTTTAAACGTGTACCCAACACGCCAGAACAATCGTGGATACGAAGAATCTGGACAAAAGGACGGGGTTTATTACTCAGCAGTTTTATCATTGATATGAGCTTGATGATTATTTATTTACTGCTTGGCGTTAGACAATTTGATGGGGTTATGTTGGCGGTGTTATATATAGATTCTATGTTACTGCTCTATGTTATGCGCTCTAAGCGGGTACGCAATGTTTTTGAAGAATTTCCTGCCTACGAGAAAAAAGCTAAATAA
- a CDS encoding lysylphosphatidylglycerol synthase domain-containing protein, with protein sequence MKHLRPVLFIFGLCFLMILLWHSWEKIKGLLITVQWTLFSLSVLITMAWYIVTSLLFKELLQKYGVIINHRLNHTIFFYGQIAKYVPGKVFGLLYQSLLLQTKGATSAVVFANLDLMGLLIFCCSAIALTLTIAIYNLFFAILLFLLSLLICVWITRTCLFFTLTKHILFYFQSIAKRLTLCSCVPHSSNIKVMSYYILFWFSYLGGHYFLLQAVFDFSLTQSTYYIICLSAGWVVGAVSLIIPAGMGVKELVFVYLAHLITQDVTLDTLTAVAVVSRVWLMLQELLGITWVFCWNFYHHRFVPHV encoded by the coding sequence ATGAAACATCTAAGACCAGTACTATTTATCTTTGGTTTATGTTTTTTAATGATTTTATTATGGCATAGTTGGGAAAAGATTAAAGGACTGCTGATAACTGTTCAATGGACGCTTTTTAGCTTATCTGTTTTAATTACAATGGCTTGGTATATTGTCACCAGTTTACTCTTTAAAGAACTTTTGCAGAAATATGGTGTTATCATCAATCACCGTTTAAATCACACCATTTTTTTTTATGGGCAAATAGCCAAATATGTACCCGGTAAAGTATTTGGCTTGTTATACCAAAGTTTACTTTTACAAACTAAGGGAGCAACCAGTGCTGTTGTATTTGCCAACTTAGATTTAATGGGATTATTGATTTTCTGCTGTAGTGCAATAGCCCTTACACTAACGATTGCAATTTATAACCTGTTTTTCGCAATACTACTATTTCTATTAAGTTTACTAATTTGTGTTTGGATAACTCGTACCTGTCTATTTTTTACCCTAACTAAACATATACTCTTTTACTTTCAATCTATTGCTAAACGATTAACGTTATGTTCTTGCGTGCCTCACTCATCCAACATAAAAGTAATGAGTTATTATATTCTATTTTGGTTTAGTTACTTAGGTGGACATTATTTTCTCTTACAAGCTGTTTTTGATTTTTCACTAACACAATCGACATATTATATAATTTGTCTCAGCGCGGGTTGGGTTGTTGGTGCTGTTTCACTCATCATACCTGCGGGTATGGGTGTTAAAGAACTGGTTTTTGTGTATCTTGCTCATTTAATTACACAAGATGTCACTTTAGACACGCTTACAGCCGTTGCAGTCGTTTCTCGTGTATGGCTCATGTTGCAAGAACTGCTTGGTATAACATGGGTATTTTGCTGGAATTTTTACCATCACAGGTTTGTCCCGCATGTCTAA
- a CDS encoding ATP-binding protein, protein MVVHHDPAEAKLNQFNALNKEVEKQKQALEKLLASQQALEQSKRELEARNEALIQARDAAEAANRTKSNFLANVSHELRTPLNGILGYTQILQYNEDLNQEQKEGINIIHKSGEYLLTLINDILDLSSAESGNIQLYVTNLYLHDFFKSLTDLFKLRAAQKNIAFLYEPITSLPLVIEADEKRLRQIIINLLGNAIKFTKQGGICLKVGYQQGCLRLQVEDTGIGIAETDFERIFNPFQQVSDAHHKAEGTGLGLSITQRLVALMGGTIQIQSRLAYGTTFDVQLPLPAVYDYAIQQSVIPPATITGYVGEPRHLLIIDDKRENRSVLHNLLAPLGFNIEEAEDGVIALEKIQQTIPDLILTDLVMPKLDGFELTRRLRQDENQQIRTLPIIAVSASVFSGDQYLSSEAGCNAFLPKPVHLEELLACLQHYLNLVWIYEQHTEITLQSFNVQPLQVPLESLLQQLTPEQADTLFNLAMLGDVQHLIKYATDLGKYDNHLLPFMERICELARNFEVEEICALVHPHPTDLHS, encoded by the coding sequence ATCGTTGTACATCATGACCCTGCCGAGGCAAAGCTCAATCAGTTTAATGCCCTCAACAAAGAAGTAGAAAAACAAAAACAAGCCTTAGAAAAACTACTTGCCAGCCAACAAGCCCTAGAACAATCTAAACGCGAGCTAGAAGCGCGAAATGAAGCGTTAATTCAAGCACGTGACGCAGCAGAAGCCGCCAATCGGACAAAAAGCAATTTTTTAGCCAACGTCAGCCACGAGTTACGTACACCACTCAATGGCATCTTAGGTTATACCCAAATCCTCCAGTATAATGAAGACCTTAATCAGGAACAAAAAGAAGGCATTAATATTATTCATAAAAGTGGAGAATACTTATTAACCTTAATCAATGATATTTTGGATTTATCGAGCGCGGAATCTGGCAATATACAACTGTATGTAACTAACTTGTATTTACATGACTTTTTTAAAAGTCTCACTGATTTGTTTAAATTACGTGCTGCTCAGAAAAATATCGCTTTTTTATATGAGCCTATCACCAGCTTACCTTTGGTTATTGAAGCAGATGAAAAACGGCTACGACAAATCATTATTAATTTATTAGGTAATGCGATTAAATTTACTAAACAAGGTGGAATTTGTTTAAAAGTGGGTTATCAACAGGGTTGTTTGCGCTTACAAGTAGAAGATACGGGTATTGGCATTGCTGAAACTGATTTTGAGCGTATTTTTAACCCTTTTCAACAAGTCAGCGATGCACATCATAAAGCAGAGGGGACAGGACTCGGCTTATCGATTACGCAACGGCTCGTTGCATTAATGGGCGGTACAATTCAAATACAAAGTCGGTTAGCTTATGGCACGACCTTCGATGTGCAATTACCACTACCCGCTGTATATGATTATGCCATTCAACAATCCGTTATTCCCCCTGCTACGATTACGGGCTACGTTGGTGAACCCCGTCACCTGTTAATTATCGATGATAAACGTGAAAATCGTTCTGTGTTACATAACTTATTAGCCCCTTTAGGTTTTAACATTGAAGAGGCGGAAGATGGCGTAATCGCATTAGAGAAAATTCAACAAACGATTCCTGATTTAATTCTAACGGATTTGGTCATGCCAAAATTAGACGGTTTTGAACTTACACGCCGTTTGCGTCAAGATGAGAATCAACAAATACGTACTTTACCTATTATTGCTGTGTCTGCCAGTGTATTTAGTGGCGACCAATATTTAAGCTCAGAAGCAGGCTGTAATGCGTTTTTACCCAAACCTGTACATTTAGAAGAATTATTAGCTTGTTTACAACACTACCTTAATTTAGTCTGGATTTATGAACAACATACAGAAATAACCCTGCAATCTTTCAACGTACAACCATTACAAGTTCCATTAGAAAGTTTATTGCAACAACTCACCCCAGAACAGGCAGACACTTTATTTAATTTAGCGATGTTGGGTGATGTACAGCATCTTATTAAATATGCAACAGATTTAGGTAAATATGATAACCATTTACTTCCATTTATGGAAAGAATTTGTGAATTAGCTCGTAACTTTGAAGTTGAGGAAATTTGCGCGTTAGTACATCCACATCCGACAGATTTACATAGTTAA
- a CDS encoding methanogen output domain 1-containing protein, which yields MHTNNAAQLDISLARDVFLRSLIRELSGVLEEVVGIEQANGFISVVGQNIGEVINQEYRTAFNVSQLSHEQVAQVLVDLKRRIQGDFYIISQDAEKIIFGNHRCPFEDKVIGRNSLCMMTSNVFGTITAENLGYAKIELVETIARGHDGCRVVVYLKPESATKVEGNEYFRT from the coding sequence ATGCACACCAACAATGCAGCACAATTAGACATTTCTTTAGCAAGGGATGTTTTCTTACGCAGTTTAATACGTGAACTATCTGGTGTACTAGAAGAAGTTGTCGGTATAGAACAAGCAAATGGTTTTATTAGTGTTGTTGGGCAAAATATCGGTGAAGTTATCAACCAAGAATATCGTACTGCGTTTAACGTATCACAACTAAGCCACGAACAGGTTGCACAAGTGTTAGTTGACTTGAAACGACGTATTCAAGGAGATTTTTATATCATCTCTCAAGATGCAGAGAAAATTATATTTGGTAATCACCGTTGTCCTTTTGAAGACAAAGTAATAGGACGTAATTCTTTATGTATGATGACTTCTAATGTTTTTGGTACAATTACGGCAGAAAATTTAGGTTATGCCAAAATCGAGTTAGTGGAAACAATCGCACGGGGACATGACGGCTGTCGTGTCGTGGTTTACTTAAAGCCAGAATCTGCAACTAAGGTAGAAGGAAATGAATACTTCCGCACCTAA